A window of Parambassis ranga chromosome 10, fParRan2.1, whole genome shotgun sequence contains these coding sequences:
- the ankhd1 gene encoding ankyrin repeat and KH domain-containing protein 1 isoform X1 gives MQDAVAGTAMLTDGFEDEIDSVTPRSPVAGMGVGATPGGVGLGGIGIGVGGKKVRLYGEPGGPAAERLDFKLAAAAVLSSGPGSGSDEDEVSEVESFILDQEDLDNPIMKTASELLLSSATDGVDLRTVDPETQARLEALLEAAGIGKLSTADGKAFADPEVLRRLTSSVSCALDEAAAALTRMRAENTLNAGQADNLVIFSRSLAEACSDGDVNAVRKLLDEGRSVNEHTEEGESLLCLACSAGYYELAQVLLAMHANVEDRGIKGDITPLMAAASGGYVDIVKLLLVHGADVNAQSSTGNTALTYACAGGFVDVVKVLLKEGANIEDHNENGHTPLMEAASAGHVEVARVLLEYGAGINTHSNEFKESALTLACYKGHLDMVRFLLEAGADQEHKTDEMHTALMEACMSQDGHVEVARLLLDSGAQVNMPADSFESPLTLAACGGHVELAALLIERGANLEEVNDEGYTPLMEAAREGHEEMVALLLAQGANINAQTEETQETALTLACCGGFLEVADFLIKAGADIELGCSTPLMEAAQEGHLELVKYLLTAGANVHATTATGDTALTYACENGHTDVADVLLQAGANLEHESEGGRTPLMKGARAGHLCTVQFLISKGANVNRATANNDHTVVSLACAGGHLAVVELLLAHGADPTHRLKDGSTMLIEAAKGGHTNVVSYLLDYPNNILSVPAPDLSQLTPPSQDSSQVPRVPFQALAMVVPPQEPDRAPSNIVTPPPVSSKGMSKQRQAALQPGVPTSVGRGPEAEPLPPFHLCQPLECIVEETEGKLNELGQRISAIEKAQLQSLELIQGEPLTKDKIEELKKSREEQVQKKKKILKELQKVERQLQLKTQQQFTKEYMEAKGLKEEQEAGQSQGPGPGPGSTTTAPGQLLAAPGAQVHTGSDTDEEANKDGEQEEQLGEEGDEEDDDDDEEECSEEEADGEEGDYPKLPQVGTILYRHGPQPPQQPPLPPSPQTQAQPPPPPLQAAFVPIQPLPEYNPADYPGSTSPELQRVLVGQQMLGQQQGPGQQLAGLGPGMIPQQAPDGLMVATPAQTLTDTLDDIMAAVSSRVPMLNTTTSPTPLSQPTTQTPANIASPPSVLPLYPSVDIDAHTESNHDTALTLACAGGHEELVSVLIARGANIEHRDKKGFTPLILAATAGHVGVVEVLLDKGGDIEAQSERTKDTPLSLACSGGRQEVVELLLLRGANKEHRNVSDYTPLSLAASGGYVNIIKILLNAGAEINSRTGSKLGISPLMLAAMNGHVPAVKLLLDMGSDINAQIETNRNTALTLACFQGRAEVVSLLLDRKANVEHRAKTGLTPLMEAASGGYAEVGRVLLDKGADVNAPPVPSSRDTALTIAADKGHYKFCELLINRGAHIDVRNKKGNTPLWLAANGGHFDVVQLLVHASADVDAADNRKITPLMAAFRKGHVKVVQYIVKEVNQFPSDIECMRYIATIADKELLKKCHQCMETIVKAKDQQAAEANKNASILLKELDLEKSREESKKQALAAKREKRKEKRKKKKEEQKRKQEEEEGQKTKEEFFEMQEQKEDSAEETEVPIEPPSATTTTTIGISATSTTFTTAFGKKRASVATTPSTNRKNKKNKTKDSVPNEPIILQDPQVALAQHKADKNKIHGEPRGGGGGVAGGNSDSDPLDSTDCASESSSSGGKSQELNYLPDLTSSASSSSSSSSSSCSSSAPSSGAAQSQALLPAPEKRHCPQPQIDGKVDNKVTVSISKPTQKAPDSSDSTSNSLPSPFKTMALPVTSPNNKLSLTSPKRGQKREEGWKEVVRRSKKLSVPASVVSRIMGRGGCNITAIQDVTGAHIDVDKQKDKNGERMITIRGGTESTRYAVQLINALIQDPAKELEDLIPRNHIRAPGSKTTSASFPSTTGATSGSTTGPKVLSSLVTSSGVSFQPSASTSSSSSQAGGKIGKGLSSNVRQPFPVSLPLAYAHPQLALLAAQTMHQIRHPRLPMAQFGGTFSPAASTWGPFPVRPVSPGSANSSPKHNGGTNGTGAQARPNSTHSEHSNTASSGAPVTTTSTTTTSAPNTSAVSPHTPNPTPYNPQPSVPTPSSVRKQLFAPDPKPAGVTPVSVASSGSNAVRGTASPAHHSSTTSTVNAPQQPVGSITQPTVQPAKTEPSAVAPPGKDKTSLPVENQSVSVSDSISSVGFTTPAMALVPKPEPRQQLPPPPSSAPSAEAPPPILNPQPSSHLPSVPPPVLSHNVAHPNNTVPHFSAPAPRVSHRMQPPGPYYSLPEQQQQTQQQQQSVFVPFSGQEPPKQTQNQTSQPTSLPPQAQNQAQSQAPGSLQVSANVGMINGSQIQHVANAGKPQQIPPNFGPAGLFNFSSIFDNNNQVGNSQVWGACRLPARSPPEQSYSAPPAYMSMGQMENMMPPPPPDSSKAPGYRSATQRMVNSPIALTSYATSISGSPVYLHGHTGVGTPSFSRQHFSPHPWSASTSGESPVPPPSTVSSSALSTSAVAPPSQPKPGSSSQQDRKVPPPIGTERLARIRQTGSVNPPLLTTSYTASVGQGGIWSFGVGSASEAMSGWSQPLMSSHMMHPQLQAEQSAFSQHQPMEQDDTGIANPANNYHQPQHLPNSYMDFPKGMPMSMYGGPMLPPHPPMADGPGMYNGLHAGDPAWSPIIKVVPNNADSSDSQQQVWPGTWAPHVGNVHLNHVN, from the exons ATGCAGGATGCAGTAGCCGGGACGGCAATGCTGACGGACGGCTTCGAGGACGAGATTGACTCGGTGACTCCTCGCTCCCCAGTGGCAGGGATGGGGGTAGGAGCGACACCAGGAGGAGTCGGACTAGGGGGCATCGGGATTGGTGTAGGTGGAAAGAAAGTACGTTTGTACGGCGAACCAGGCGGGCCTGCTGCCGAAAGACTGGATTTCAAACTGGCGGCTGCGGCCGTCCTCTCCTCTGGTCCAGGATCCGGCAGCGACGAAGACGAGGTTTCAGAG GTGGAGTCATTCATCTTGGACCAGGAAGACCTTGATAACCCCATCATGAAGACAGCGTCAGAATTGCTTTTGTCCAGCGCCACAGATGGAGTAGATTTGAGGACAGTTGATCCAGAGACACAGGCCCGACTGGAAGCTCTACTGGAAGCTGCAG GCATCGGTAAACTGTCCACTGCCGATGGTAAAGCTTTTGCAGACCCCGAGGTGCTACGCCGACTGACGTCATCAGTGAGTTGTGCCCTGGACGAAGCCGCAGCTGCCCTGACCCGTATGAGAGCTGAAAACACACTCAACGCCGGCCAGGCCGACAA TCTGGTtattttcagccgtagcttagCAGAAGCATGCTCAGATGGGGATGTCAATGCTGTGCGGAAGTTGCTGGATGAGGGACGGAGCGTCAatgaacacacagaagaagGGGAGAGCCTACTCTGCCTCGCCTGTTCGGCTGGCTACTATGAACTTGCACAG GTTTTGTTGGCCATGCATGCCAATGTGGAGGACAGGGGTATTAAGGGGGACATAACGCCACTTATGGCTGCTGCCAGTGGAGGATATGTAGACATTGTCAAACTACTTCTGGTCCATGGGGCAGATGTCAATGCACAGTCCTCAACAG GCAACACAGCTCTGACGTACGCATGCGCTGGTGGCTTTGTGGATGTGGTGAAGGTGCTGCTGAAGGAGGGCGCAAACATCGAGGACCACAACGAGAACGGACACACACCTCTTATGGAGGCAGCCAGTGCTGGCCATGTAGAAGTGGCCAGGGTACTTTTGGAGTATGGTGCTGGcatcaacacacactccaatGAGTTCAAGGAGAGCGCTCTCACACTAGCCTGCTACAAAG GTCACTTAGATATGGTGCGTTTTTTGCTGGAGGCTGGAGCAGACCAGGAACATAAAACAGATGAGATGCACACAGCACTAATGGAGGCATGCATG TCCCAGGACGGCCATGTGGAGGTCGCACGGTTGCTGTTGGACAGCGGTGCACAGGTCAACATGCCAGCTGATTCCTTCGAGTCGCCCCTTACCCTTGCAGCTTGCGGAGGACACGTGGAGCTGGCAGCCTTGCTTATAGAGAGAGGAGCCAACTTGGAAGAG GTTAACGATGAGGGCTACACCCCCCTAATGGAGGCAGCCAGAGAAGGCCATGAGGAGATGGTAGCGCTGCTGCTGGCTCAAG GTGCAAACATCAATGCCCAGACAGAGGAGACGCAGGAGACCGCCTTGACTCTAGCATGTTGTGGTGGCTTCTTGGAAGTGGCTGACTTCCTCATTAAAGCAGGGGCTGATATTGAGTTGGGCTGCTCTACTCCTCTAATGGAGGCTGCACAAGAGGGACATCTGGAGTTGGTCAAATACCTACTTACTGCAG GAGCAAATGTTCATGCCACCACAGCAACGGGTGACACAGCATTGACGTATGCGTGTGAGAACGGACACACCGATGTGGCAGATGTGTTGCTGCAGGCTGGAGCCAACTTG GAGCATGAGTCTGAAGGGGGTCGGACGCCTTTGATGAAGGGAGCAAGGGCAGGACATCTCTGTACAGTGCAGTTTCTTATCAGCAAAG GTGCTAATGTGAACAGAGCTACTGCCAATAACGATCATACAGTGGTGTCTCTGGCCTGTGCTGGAGGGCATCTGGCAGTGGTAGAGTTGCTGCTGGCACATGGGGCAGATCCTACACACAGACTCAAG GATGGTTCAACCATGTTGATAGAAGCTGCTAAGGGTGGCCACACCAATGTGGTGTCCTACTTGTTGGACTACCCTAACAACATCCTGTCTGTCCCAGCCCCTGACCTTTCCCAGCTCACTCCCCCATCGCAAGACTCCTCTCAG GTTCCTCGTGTCCCATTCCAAGCTCTCGCTATGGTAGTGCCCCCTCAAGAGCCCGACAGAGCCCCATCAAACATCGTTACACCCCCACCTGTCTCTAGCAAAG GCATGTCCAAGCAGAGACAGGCAGCCCTTCAACCCGGTGTCCCCACCTCAGTTGGCCGGGGGCCTGAAGCAGAGCCTCTGCCACCCTTCCACTTGTGCCAGCCTCTAGAATGCAttgtggaggagacagaggggaagCTGAATGAGCTGGGCCAGAGAATAAGCGCAATTGAGAAAGCCCAGCTACAGTCGCTTGAGCTCATTCAGGGGGAGCCACTCACCAAAGACAAGAttgaggagctgaagaagagcagagaggagcag gtgcagaagaagaagaaaatcttGAAGGAGTTGCAGAAGGTGGAGCGCCAGCTtcaactgaaaacacagcaacagTTCACCAAAGAGTACATGGAGGCAAAGGGCTTAaaggaagagcaggaggcagGACAGAGCCAGGGTCCAGGTCCGGGGCCTGGAAGTACGACAACTGCTCCAGGGCAACTTCTTGCCGCACCAGGTGCCCAGGTACACACAGGTTCTGACACGGACGAGGAGGCGAACAAAGATGGGGAGCAAGAAGAACAGCTGGGAGAGGAAGGAGACGAA GAGGACGATGATGACGATGAAGAGGAGTGTTctgaggaagaggcagatggAGAAGAGGGTGATTACCCCAAGCTTCCTCAGGTGGGCACAATCCTCTACAGGCATGGCCCACAGCCACCACAGCAGCCTCCTTTGCCCCCTTCGCCACAGACTCAGgcccagcctcctcctccacctcttcagGCTGCCTTCGTCCCTATTCAGCCACTACCGGAGTACAACCCTGCAGATTATCCGGGAAGTACTAGCCCAGAGCTGCAGAGGGTACTGGTGGGGCAGCAGATGTTGGGCCAGCAACAGGGTCCGGGTCAGCAACTGGCTGGGTTAGGCCCAGGAATGATACCTCAACAGGCTCCCGATGGGCTCATGGTAGCTACACCTGCACAGacgctcacagacacactggatGACATCATGGCAG ctgTGAGCAGCCGTGTACCCATGCTGAACACTACAACTTCACCCACACCCCTGTCCCAGCCGACCACACAGACGCCAGCAAACATCGCCTCTCCACCTTCGGTCCTGCCCCTCTACCCCTCTGTTGACATCGATGCACAT ACGGAGAGTAACCATGACACAGCACTAACGCTGGCATGTGCAGGAGGACATGAAGAGCTTGTGTCTGTCCTGATTGCACGGGGAGCCAACATTGAGCACCGGGATAAAAAAG GTTTTACTCCGCTTATCCTGGCTGCCACGGCTGGTCACGTTGGAGTGGTCGAGGTACTCCTGGACAAAGGGGGTGACATTGAGGCTCAATCAGAGAGAACCAAAGACACACCCCTTTCCCTGGCTTGCTCTGGGGGACGCCAGGAG GTTGTTgagttgctgctgctgcggggAGCCAATAAGGAACATCGCAATGTTTCCGACTACACACCACTTAGCTTGGCTGCTTCTGGGGGTTACGTCAACATCATTAAGATTCTTCTCAATGCTGGGGCTGAAATTAACTCCAG GACTGGCAGTAAGCTGGGAATCTCTCCTCTCATGCTGGCGGCTATGAATGGTCATGTGCCGGCAGTGAAGCTTTTGTTAGATATGGGCTCTGACATCAACGCTCAGATTGAAaccaacagaaacacagctcTTACCCTAGCCTGCTTTCAGGGACGGGCTGAGGTTGTTAGTTTGCTGCTAGATCGCAAGGCTAATGTAGAGCATCGTGCTAAG ACTGGTCTTACTCCTCTGATGGAGGCAGCCTCTGGAGGTTATGCAGAGGTGGGTCGAGTGCTGCTGGACAAAGGTGCTGATGTCaatgctcctcctgttccttcaTCCCGAGACACTGCCCTCACCATTGCTGCCGACAAGGGCCACTACAAGTTTTGTGAGCTGCTTATCAACAG GGGTGCTCATATTGATGTACGAAACAAGAAAGGGAACACTCCCCTTTGGCTCGCAGCAAATGGTGGTCATTTTGATGTGGTCCAGCTCCTGGTTCATGCCAGTGCAGATGTGGATGCAGCCGACAACCGCAAGATTACCCCACTCATGGCTGCCTTTCGCAAG GGTCATGTCAAAGTGGTGCAGTATATCGTGAAGGAGGTCAACCAGTTCCCATCAGATATCGAATGCATGAGATATATCGCCACCATTGCTGACAAG GAACTGTTGAAGAAGTGTCACCAGTGCATGGAGACCATTGTCAAAGCTAAAGACCAACAGGCAGCTGAGGCCAACAAGAACGCTAGTATTCTGCTCAAGGAGTTAGACTTGGAGAAG TCCCGGGAGGAGAGTAAGAAGCAGGCCTTAGCTGCCAAGcgggagaagaggaaggagaaacgcaagaagaagaaggaggaacagaagaggaagcaggaggaagaggaggggcagAAAACCAAGGAGGAGTTCTTTGAGATGCAGGAGCAGAAAGAGGATTCAGCTGAAG AAACAGAAGTTCCTATTGAACCACCAAGtgcaaccaccaccaccaccattggAATTTCTGCTACGTCCACCACTTTCACTACAGCTTTTGGTAAGAAGCGAGCGAGCGTGGCCACTACCCCGAGCACCAATCGTaagaacaaaaagaacaaaaccAAGGATTCCGTGCCCAATGAACCAATCATATTACAGGATCCGCAG GTTGCACTAGCACAGCATAAGGCTGACAAGAACAAGATCCATGGTGAGCCacggggtgggggtgggggagtgGCTGGTGGCAACAGCGATTCTGACCCCTTGGACAGCACGGACTGTGccagtgagagcagcagcagtgggggCAAGAGTCAGGAGCTCAATTACCTTCCTGACCTcacctcctcagcctcctcctcgtcctcctcttcttcttcctcctgctcttcttcaGCCCCCTCCTCAGGAGCAGCCCAGTCTCAGGCCCTCCTGCCCGCCCCAGAGAAGAGACACTGTCCACAGCCACAGATCGATGGCAAAGTGGACAATAAAGTCACAGTCTCCATCTCAAAACCAACGCAAAA AGCTCCAGATTCAAGTGACTCCACCTCAAACTCCTTGCCGTCTCCATTCAAGACCATGGCTCTTCCTGTCACTTCACCCAACAATAAGCTCAGTCTCACAAGTCCAAAGAGAGGCCAGAAGAGGGAAGAAGGTTGGAAGGAGGTCGTCAGAAG ATCAAAGAAGCTGTCTGTGCCAGCTTCTGTTGTGTCTCGGATCATGGGTCGAGGAGGTTGCAACATCACAGCCATCCAGGACGTGACAGGAGCTCATATTGATGTGGACAAACAGAAGGACAAAAATGGAGAGAGAATGATCACCATAAG agGTGGCACAGAGTCTACAAGGTATGCAGTTCAGCTCATCAATGCTCTAATCCAAGACCCAGCCAAAGAGCTTGAGGATCTGATTCCTCGGAATCACATCAGAGCCCCAGGCTCTAAAACAACCTCGGCCTCCTTTCCCAGTACGACAGGGGCCACCAGTGGTTCAACCACTGGGCCAAAGGTTCTGAGTTCATTGGTCACTTCTTCAGGCGTCTCGTTCCAACCCTCTGCATccacatcttcatcctcctctcagGCTGGGGGAAAGATTGGGAAGGGGCTGTCATCAAACGTCAGACAGCCATTCCCAGTGTCTCTGCCCCTGGCGTACGCCCACCCTCAGCTGGCTCTACTAGCAGCACAGACCATGCACCAAATCCGACACCCGCGTCTACCAATGGCACAGTTTGGTGGCACCTTCTCTCCAGCTGCCAGCACCTGGGGTCCCTTTCCAGTGCGTCCTGTGAGTCCTGGCAGTGCTAACAGTTCCCCAAAACACAATGGAGGAACAAACGGCACTGGGGCACAGGCCAGACCCAACTCAACCCATAGTGAGCACAGCAACACTGCCAGTTCAGGCGCTCCTGTCACGACCACCAGTACCACAACCACCAGTGCCCCTAATACGTCTGCAGTCTCACCTCATACTCCTAATCCTACTCCATATAATCCCCAGCCAAGCGTTCCCACTCCTTCGTCCGTCAGAAAACAGCTGTTTGCTCCGGACCCTAAGCCTGCTGGTGTCACccctgtgtctgttgcttctaGTGGCAGCAATGCAGTTCGAGGCACAGCTTCTCCTGCACATCACAGTTCCACTACATCTACAGTCAATGCCCCTCAGCAGCCGGTTGGATCCATTACACAGCCTACCGTCCAGCCTGCTAAAACAGAGCCCAGTGCCGTTGCACCTCCTGGAAAAGACAAGacctctctgcctgtagagaACCAGTCTGTTTCTGTCAGTGACAGCATCAGTTCTGTGGGTTTCACTACCCCTGCCATGGCTTTGGTTCCCAAGCCTGAGCCCCGACAGCAgttacctcctcctccctcctctgcaccatCCGCAGAGGCTCCACCACCAATTCTCAACCCACAGCCCAGCTCCCACCTCCCCTCAGTACCTCCGCCTGTTCTCTCACACAATGTTGCACATCCCAACAACACTGTACCCCACTTCTCAGCCCCTGCACCCAGAGTCTCCCATCGTATGCAGCCACCAGGGCCTTACTATTCCCTTCCTGAGCAGCAACAGCAGAcgcaacagcaacagcagtctGTGTTTGTACCCTTCAGTGGTCAAGAACCCCCAAAACAAACCCAAAACCAGACTTCCCAACCAACAAGTTTGCCTCCTCAAGCCCAGAACCAAGCTCAATCCCAGGCTCCAGGCTCCCTTCAGGTCTCTGCTAATGTGGGTATGATTAACGGTTCCCAGATACAGCATGTCGCAAATGCAGGCAAGCCTCAGCAGATACCCCCCAACTTCGGTCCTGCAGGTCTCTTCAATTTCAGCAGCATCTTTGATAACAACAACCAG GTGGGAAACAGTCAGGTGTGGGGTGCATGCCGTTTGCCTGCTAGATCACCTCCAGAGCAGTCATACTCGGCCCCTCCAGCCTATATGAGCATGGGCCAGATGGAGAATATGATGCCTCCACCTCCCCCAGACAGCTCCAAAGCCCCTGGCTACCGATCTGCCACCCAGAGGATGGTCAACAGCCCCATTG CGCTAACCAGCTATGCGACCAGTATTTCTGGCAGCCCTGTGTATCTGCATGGTCATACAGGAGTTGGCACGCCCTCATTCAGCAGACAGCACTTTTCTCCTCATCCATGGAGTGCATCTACATCAG GCGAatctcctgttcctcctccttccacgGTGTCATCCTCTGCCCTTTCCACCTCTGCTGTAGCTCCACCTTCCCAGCCTAAACCAGGCAGTTCCTCGCAGCAGGACCGGAAGGTACCCCCACCCATCGGCACAGAGCGGTTGGCCAGGATTAGGCAGACGGGGTCGGTTAACCCACCTTTGCTCACAACCAGCTACACGGCATCTGTGGGACAGGGAGGCATTTGGTCATTTGGGGTTGGCAGTGCCTCGG AGGCCATGTCTGGTTGGTCCCAGCCCTTGATGAGCAGCCACATGATGCACccacagctgcaggcagagcagtcAGCCTTCTCTCAGCACCAGCCCATGGAGCAGGATGACACAGGCATTGCAAACCCTGCTAACAACTACCACCAGCCTCAGCATTTGCCCAACAGTTACATGGATTTCCCCAAG GGGATGCCTATGTCAATGTATGGAGGACCCATGCTGCCCCCTCATCCTCCCATGGCAGATGGACCAGGGATGTACAATGGTTTGCACGCTGGTGACCCCGCATGGAGCCCTATCATCAAAGTGGTCCCAAACAATGCAGATAGCTCTGATTCCCAACAGCAG GTGTGGCCTGGTACCTGGGCACCTCATGTGGGCAATGTGCACCTCAACCATGTCAACTAG